The Pseudomonadota bacterium region ACGCTGCATGTTTTCAGGCAGATCAATTTCCTTGACTTCGACCTTATGGATTTTGACTCCCCAGGGTTCGGTTTCCTGATCAAGGATTACCTGCATTTTTTTATTGATTGCGTCACGTTCGGATAAAAGATGATCAAGGTCATCCTGACCGCAGATACTTCTGAGTGTCGTCTGGGCCAGTTGCGATGTGGCCATCTGATAGTCCTCAACATCGATAAGCGACCTGACAGCATCCACCACCTTGAAATAGACGACAGCACTGACCTTTATCGAGACATTGTCCTTGGTAATGACATCCTGACCAGGAACCTCCATGGTTATAGTTCGCAAATCGACCTTGGGCATTCTCTCAACAAGGGGAATAAGAAATACCAGGCCCGGTCCTTTGGTGCCGATAACCTTACCGAGGCGGAATAAAATGCCTTCCTGGAATTGACTGACCATCCTCACCGAAAGAAAAAAAAGAATTACGCATAACGGAAATAGAAAAATCACCCAATACAGCGTCGTCATATGCTCCCCCAAAAAATGCCCATGCAAGAGTTTCTTTACAATTACTGAATACAACATCCCAAAACACTGAAATATCCCGAAAATCTTTTTACTGATTTATACCACAGTGTGGTAGTGAATATGCCACATTGTGGTATAAATCTGCAAGGTTTTTCTTTATAAGAATGATCTATTTTGATACACTTTTCTTATTACTATTTTCGGCATGAACGCTTACGGGTTGCAAACAATATGGCGGGATCAGTTGCCCGCATATTTTCCGATCCATGCGGATTGAAGCCCAGTGATTATCTTACTCGCAGGAGGTGCGCGTGGACTACCTTAAAGCTATTGAATACTCATCAAATCAAAAGGATAAAATTTCAAATATT contains the following coding sequences:
- a CDS encoding slipin family protein; the protein is MTTLYWVIFLFPLCVILFFLSVRMVSQFQEGILFRLGKVIGTKGPGLVFLIPLVERMPKVDLRTITMEVPGQDVITKDNVSIKVSAVVYFKVVDAVRSLIDVEDYQMATSQLAQTTLRSICGQDDLDHLLSERDAINKKMQVILDQETEPWGVKIHKVEVKEIDLPENMQRAMAKQAEAERERRAAIINADGEYQAAAKLCEAASLIDQHPAALQLRYLQTIREIGTSDKTSTLIPVPLDIFKKIFNS